Sequence from the Saccharopolyspora pogona genome:
CGTGGTGCAGCTGGCCTACCGGCCCGCGCTGCTCTACATCGACTCGTTCCGCTACCTCGACGACGTCGGCGCGTTCTTCCCCGGCGGCATCAACCCGATCGGCTACGAGCTCTTCCTGTGGCCGCTGCTGGCGGTGGGCAGCCTGACCGGCGTGGCGGCAGTGCAGCACCTGCTGGGCCTCGGGCTCGGCGTCGGGATCTACGCGCTGCTTCGTCGTTTCGAGGTCAGGGCCTGGATCGCGGCGCTGGCCGCCGCGCCCGTGCTGCTGGACGCCTACCAGCTGCAGATCGAGCAGAACATCATGTCCGATCTGCTGTTTCAGGTGTTGCTGCTGGCCGCGATCTACGTGCTGACCTGGTGGGGCGCGCCCGGCCCCAAGCTCGCCGCGCTGGCCGGGATCGTGCTGGCCGCGGCGGTGGTGGTGCGCGTCGTGGGAGTGACGCTGGTGGTTCCGGCGGCCGTGTTCGTGCTGCTGGCCACCGGTTGGCGGCCGCGTGACGGCTGGTCTCGGCGCCTGATCGCAGCTGGTGCGCTGGTTGGCGGGTTCGCGGTCGGCGTGTCCGGCTACTCGCTCTACCACCTGGCGTGGACCGGTTCGCTGGGCCTCGGCGGCTCGGGCGGCGGCGCCCTGTACGGCCGCGCGGCCGTGGTCGCCGACTGCGAGCACCTGGACCTGACGCCGCAGGAGAGGCTGGTCTGCCCGGCCGAACCGATCGAGCGCCGCGCCGCCAACGGCATCGATTTCTACATCCACTTCTGGCACGTCCAGGAGAACGTCGACAAGTTCTTGCCGGCGGACATGGACGTCTCCGCCGCGCAGGGCTCGTTCACCCGCAAGGTTCTGCTGCACCAGCCGCTGGACATCGTCGGCGGGATGGTCGCGGACTTCCTCAAGGGATTCGCCCCGACCCGCACTCAAACCCCCGGTGACGTGCCGCTGGACCGCTGGCAGTTCCAGCTGCACTACCCGGCGTTCGCTGCCGGCTGGTACGTCGCGGAGTGGACGGAGCTGTACGACGACGGCACATTCTCGGTCGATCCGGACCTCGCCGCGTTCCTGCGCGCCTACCAGCTCGGCGGCGGCTACACGCCGGGCATCGTCCTGGGCGGCGCGCTGGTGGTGGCCGCGCTGGCGGTGCTCGGCGTCGGCCGCGCCCGCAGTTCCGGGCTGCGCGC
This genomic interval carries:
- a CDS encoding phospholipid carrier-dependent glycosyltransferase; its protein translation is MSTALTRVLRRHWLLALLLLAGLALRIVVQLAYRPALLYIDSFRYLDDVGAFFPGGINPIGYELFLWPLLAVGSLTGVAAVQHLLGLGLGVGIYALLRRFEVRAWIAALAAAPVLLDAYQLQIEQNIMSDLLFQVLLLAAIYVLTWWGAPGPKLAALAGIVLAAAVVVRVVGVTLVVPAAVFVLLATGWRPRDGWSRRLIAAGALVGGFAVGVSGYSLYHLAWTGSLGLGGSGGGALYGRAAVVADCEHLDLTPQERLVCPAEPIERRAANGIDFYIHFWHVQENVDKFLPADMDVSAAQGSFTRKVLLHQPLDIVGGMVADFLKGFAPTRTQTPGDVPLDRWQFQLHYPAFAAGWYVAEWTELYDDGTFSVDPDLAAFLRAYQLGGGYTPGIVLGGALVVAALAVLGVGRARSSGLRAMCLLPAGMATTVLATAAAMEFSWRYQLPGLVLIPIAGALGVTALTGRRPRRTTSPKES